The Streptomyces sp. SS1-1 genome has a segment encoding these proteins:
- a CDS encoding glycerophosphoryl diester phosphodiesterase membrane domain-containing protein: MKDTPGWASPGSAPSDGQEPGASGPAEPSVSADSAQQPPADQQAPGPKWSKEQPPAGQWSAPTGAQAPGQAPPPPPPGPGWGARPPAGPGAPGGWGGAPQGYGPPGGYGGWGGGWGGPPPAAKPGVIPLRPLGVGEILDGAVSTMRAHWRTVLGVSLTVAVVTEILVILVQGFLLDERVSTEALNDPSATLDELTRAMGDSLINSGVIFLISAIGTVIATALLTTVTSRAVLGKPVSTGEAWRDARSQVPRLFGLLFLLLLMTVGVAVAGAVPGIVLAASGATEAGFALVVLGSIGGFVVALWLWFRFSLASPALMLEKQGIRKALSRSAKLVKGAWWRVFGIQLLAMIIANVVAAIVVIPFTFLAGAVSGQGAAGILDGTTDFGWTFLIVSGVGSVIGSMITLPITAGVTVLLYIDQRIRREALDLELARAAGVQNSGTGTPGS; the protein is encoded by the coding sequence ATGAAAGACACTCCGGGCTGGGCCTCGCCCGGATCCGCCCCGTCCGACGGGCAGGAACCCGGCGCGTCCGGTCCCGCCGAGCCCTCGGTCAGCGCCGACTCCGCGCAGCAGCCACCGGCGGACCAGCAGGCCCCCGGCCCGAAGTGGTCCAAGGAGCAGCCCCCGGCGGGCCAGTGGTCCGCGCCCACGGGCGCCCAGGCCCCCGGCCAGGCCCCGCCGCCCCCACCGCCCGGCCCGGGCTGGGGCGCCAGGCCCCCGGCCGGCCCCGGCGCGCCCGGCGGCTGGGGCGGCGCCCCCCAGGGCTACGGGCCGCCCGGCGGATACGGCGGCTGGGGCGGTGGCTGGGGCGGACCCCCGCCGGCCGCCAAGCCCGGCGTGATCCCGCTGCGCCCCCTGGGCGTCGGCGAGATCCTCGACGGCGCCGTCTCCACCATGCGCGCCCACTGGCGCACGGTCCTCGGCGTCTCCCTCACCGTCGCCGTCGTGACGGAGATCCTCGTCATCCTCGTCCAGGGCTTCCTCCTGGACGAGCGCGTCAGCACCGAGGCCCTCAACGACCCGAGCGCCACCCTCGACGAGCTCACCCGCGCCATGGGCGACTCGCTGATCAACTCCGGCGTGATCTTCCTGATCTCGGCGATCGGCACCGTCATCGCCACCGCCCTGCTGACGACCGTCACCAGCCGCGCCGTGCTCGGCAAGCCGGTCAGCACCGGCGAGGCGTGGCGCGACGCCCGTTCGCAGGTGCCGCGCCTCTTCGGCCTGCTCTTCCTGCTGCTCCTCATGACCGTCGGCGTCGCCGTCGCGGGCGCCGTCCCGGGCATCGTCCTGGCCGCCTCGGGCGCCACGGAAGCGGGCTTCGCCCTCGTCGTCCTCGGCTCGATCGGCGGCTTCGTCGTCGCGCTGTGGCTGTGGTTCCGCTTCTCCCTCGCCTCCCCCGCGCTGATGCTGGAGAAGCAGGGCATCAGGAAGGCGCTCAGCCGCTCCGCCAAGCTCGTCAAGGGCGCCTGGTGGCGGGTCTTCGGCATCCAGCTCCTCGCCATGATCATCGCGAACGTCGTCGCGGCGATCGTCGTCATCCCGTTCACGTTCCTGGCGGGCGCGGTCAGCGGCCAGGGCGCCGCCGGCATCCTCGACGGCACCACCGACTTCGGCTGGACGTTCCTCATCGTCAGCGGCGTGGGCTCGGTGATCGGCTCCATGATCACCCTGCCCATCACGGCCGGCGTGACCGTGCTGCTCTACATCGACCAGCGCATCCGCCGCGAGGCCCTCGACCTCGAACTGGCCCGCGCGGCCGGCGTCCAGAACTCCGGCACCGGCACCCCGGGGAGCTGA
- a CDS encoding DUF4129 domain-containing protein gives MSPTGGVLTAVPGLREAAARALARAGDTSVRAAAAADDAPPLTTPRDPAREAARRELSKSMYHEDDPSWFQRALDTFWGWVEDLFDSAATVTPGGPLGLVVVILVVLAVIGLLWWRLGTPRREPASSAALFDDRPCSAADHRSAAEAHAAQGHWNRAVQERMRAIVRALEERALLDVRPGRTADEAAADAGRPLPSHADRLRAAARAFDDVTYGGRTATRQTYQTLAALDRDLENTKPQLAAQASGTGPQDHQGAAG, from the coding sequence GTGAGTCCGACGGGGGGAGTTCTCACAGCGGTACCGGGGCTGCGGGAAGCAGCCGCACGCGCCCTCGCGCGCGCCGGTGACACGTCCGTACGCGCGGCGGCGGCGGCGGACGACGCGCCGCCGCTGACCACGCCGCGCGACCCCGCCCGGGAGGCGGCCCGGCGCGAGCTGTCCAAGAGCATGTACCACGAGGACGATCCCAGCTGGTTCCAGCGCGCGCTGGACACCTTCTGGGGCTGGGTCGAGGACCTGTTCGACAGCGCCGCGACCGTCACTCCCGGCGGCCCGCTCGGCCTGGTCGTCGTCATCCTCGTCGTCCTCGCCGTGATCGGCCTGCTGTGGTGGCGCCTGGGCACCCCGCGCCGCGAACCCGCGTCGTCCGCCGCCCTGTTCGACGACCGCCCCTGCAGCGCCGCCGACCACCGCTCCGCCGCCGAGGCCCACGCCGCCCAGGGCCACTGGAACCGGGCCGTCCAGGAGCGCATGCGCGCCATCGTCCGCGCCCTTGAGGAACGCGCCCTCCTCGACGTCCGCCCCGGCCGCACCGCCGACGAGGCCGCCGCCGACGCCGGCCGACCCCTGCCCTCCCACGCCGACCGGCTGCGGGCCGCCGCCCGCGCCTTCGACGACGTCACGTACGGCGGGCGGACCGCGACCCGGCAGACGTACCAGACCCTCGCGGCCCTCGACCGCGACCTGGAGAACACCAAGCCGCAGCTCGCCGCCCAGGCCTCCGGCACGGGCCCCCAGGACCACCAGGGAGCCGCCGGATGA
- a CDS encoding DUF4350 domain-containing protein: MTTEATHPSTSASPTARHLWTRTRGIALGVVLLLAAAVAIATIRSDARHGTLDPRSADRQGSRAVAELLADREVDTRVVTTLDGARAAADADTTLLVAAPDLLTPTQQRALRAATADAGGRTLLVAPGSPSVERLAPGVTADPANSLDSALSPDCALPAARRAGTAETGGIRYTTTHLDADECYPSNRLATLLRIPETGGDGTGDTVVIGAPDILFNDRLDEQGNASLALQLLGSRPHLVWYLPTLSDASAADPDDQQSFFDLLPSGWLWGTLQLFIAAAVAALWRARRLGPLVPEKLPVAIRASETVEGRARLYRKANARDRAATALRSTTRIRLAPLVGVPLTQAHAPETLLPALSAHLRRHGDGQTLHTLLFGPPPGDDAALVSLADQLDALEREVRRP; encoded by the coding sequence ATGACGACCGAGGCCACACACCCGTCCACCTCGGCCTCGCCCACCGCCCGCCACCTGTGGACCCGCACCCGGGGCATCGCCCTCGGCGTCGTCCTCCTGCTCGCGGCGGCCGTCGCGATCGCCACGATCCGCTCCGACGCCCGGCACGGCACCCTCGACCCCCGCTCCGCCGACCGCCAGGGCAGCAGGGCCGTCGCCGAACTCCTCGCCGACCGCGAGGTGGACACGCGCGTCGTCACCACCCTGGACGGAGCCCGCGCCGCCGCCGACGCCGACACCACCCTCCTCGTCGCCGCCCCCGACCTGCTCACCCCCACCCAGCAGAGGGCGCTGCGTGCGGCGACCGCCGACGCCGGAGGCCGCACGCTCCTCGTCGCACCCGGCAGCCCGTCCGTCGAACGGCTCGCCCCCGGCGTCACCGCCGACCCCGCGAACAGCCTCGACTCCGCGCTCTCCCCGGACTGCGCGCTGCCCGCCGCACGCCGGGCCGGCACCGCCGAGACCGGCGGCATCCGCTACACCACCACCCACCTCGACGCCGACGAGTGCTACCCCAGCAACCGCCTCGCCACCCTCCTGCGGATCCCGGAGACCGGCGGCGACGGCACCGGCGACACCGTCGTCATCGGCGCGCCCGACATCCTCTTCAACGACCGCCTCGACGAGCAGGGCAACGCCTCGCTCGCCCTCCAGCTCCTCGGCTCCCGCCCCCATCTGGTCTGGTACCTCCCCACGCTCTCCGACGCCTCGGCCGCCGACCCGGACGACCAGCAAAGCTTCTTCGACCTGCTCCCCTCGGGCTGGCTCTGGGGCACCCTGCAGCTCTTCATCGCCGCGGCCGTCGCCGCCCTGTGGCGGGCACGCCGACTCGGCCCCCTGGTCCCCGAGAAACTCCCCGTCGCGATCCGCGCCTCCGAGACCGTCGAAGGCCGGGCCCGCCTCTACCGCAAGGCCAACGCCCGCGACCGCGCGGCCACCGCTCTCCGCTCCACCACACGCATCCGCCTCGCCCCCCTCGTCGGTGTCCCCCTCACCCAGGCGCACGCGCCCGAGACCCTGCTCCCCGCACTCTCCGCCCACCTGCGCCGGCACGGGGACGGACAGACCCTGCACACCCTCCTCTTCGGCCCGCCGCCCGGCGACGACGCGGCACTCGTCTCCCTCGCCGACCAACTCGACGCCCTCGAAAGAGAGGTACGCCGTCCATGA
- a CDS encoding AAA family ATPase — protein MDPTTDNAGNTGDQGTARASLEALRAEIAKAVVGQDPAVTGLVVALLCRGHVLLEGVPGVAKTLLVRALASALELDTKRVQFTPDLMPSDVTGSLVYDTRTAEFSFQPGPVFTNLLLADEINRTPPKTQSSLLEAMEERQVTVDGTPRPLPEPFLVAATQNPVEYEGTYPLPEAQLDRFLLKLTIPLPSRQDEIDVLTRHAEGFDPRDLRAAGVRPVASAADLEAARAAVAKTAVSPEITAYVVDICRATRESPSLALGVSPRGATALLATARAWAWLTGRDYVIPDDVKALALPTLRHRVQLRPEAEMEGVTADSVINAILAHVPVPR, from the coding sequence ATGGACCCGACCACTGACAACGCCGGGAACACCGGGGACCAGGGCACCGCCCGCGCCTCCCTGGAGGCCCTGCGCGCCGAGATCGCCAAAGCCGTGGTCGGCCAGGACCCCGCCGTGACCGGTCTCGTCGTCGCGCTCCTGTGCCGCGGCCACGTCCTCCTCGAAGGCGTCCCCGGCGTCGCCAAGACCCTGCTCGTCCGTGCTCTCGCGTCGGCCCTCGAACTCGACACCAAGCGCGTCCAGTTCACCCCGGACCTCATGCCGAGCGACGTCACGGGCTCCCTCGTCTACGACACCCGCACCGCCGAGTTCTCCTTCCAGCCCGGCCCGGTCTTCACCAACCTCCTGCTCGCCGACGAGATCAACCGCACCCCGCCGAAGACCCAGTCCTCCCTCCTGGAGGCCATGGAGGAACGCCAGGTCACCGTCGACGGCACCCCCCGCCCCCTCCCGGAGCCGTTCCTCGTCGCCGCGACGCAGAACCCCGTCGAGTACGAGGGCACCTACCCCCTCCCCGAAGCCCAGCTGGACCGTTTCCTCCTCAAGTTGACGATCCCACTGCCGTCCCGCCAGGACGAGATCGACGTCCTCACGCGTCATGCCGAGGGCTTCGACCCGCGCGACCTGCGCGCCGCCGGCGTACGCCCCGTCGCGAGCGCCGCCGACCTCGAAGCCGCCCGCGCGGCCGTCGCCAAGACCGCGGTCTCCCCCGAGATCACCGCCTACGTCGTCGACATCTGCCGCGCCACCCGCGAGTCGCCCTCCCTGGCCCTCGGCGTCTCCCCACGCGGCGCCACCGCCCTTCTCGCGACGGCCCGCGCCTGGGCCTGGCTGACCGGCCGCGACTACGTCATCCCCGACGACGTCAAAGCCCTGGCCCTGCCGACCCTCCGTCACCGCGTCCAGCTCCGCCCCGAGGCCGAGATGGAGGGCGTCACCGCCGACTCCGTCATCAACGCGATCCTCGCCCACGTCCCCGTCCCGCGCTGA
- a CDS encoding DUF58 domain-containing protein, translated as MAFTGRAALLAALGSLPVGIWDPGWTGILAVNAPLAAACACDFALAAPVRRLRLTRSGDTSVRLGDTADVTLTVTNPSNRPLRAHLRDAWPPSSWQSGTEVTSSRHQVRIPAGERRRLTTRLRPTRRGDRQADRVTIRSYGPLGLFARQGTHKVPWTVRVLPPFTSRKHLPSKLARLRELDGRTSLITRGEGTEFDSLREYVPGDDTRSIDWRATARHSAVAVRTWRPERDRHILLVLDTGRTSAGRVGDAPRLDASMDAALLLAALASRAGDRVDLLAYDRRVRALVQGRTARDVLPSLVNAMATVEPELLETDARGLTSTALRTAPRHSLIVLLTALDAAPIEEGLLPVLPQLTRRHTILLASVADPHIANMAKARGRTDAVYEAASAAQAQAERHRTAEQLRRHGVTVVDATPDDLAPALADAYLALKTAGRL; from the coding sequence ATGGCCTTCACCGGACGCGCCGCGCTCCTCGCGGCCCTAGGCTCCCTCCCCGTCGGTATCTGGGACCCCGGCTGGACGGGCATCCTCGCGGTCAACGCCCCCCTGGCCGCCGCCTGCGCCTGCGACTTCGCTCTCGCGGCCCCCGTACGGCGCCTGCGCCTGACCCGCTCCGGCGACACCTCCGTCCGCCTGGGCGACACGGCCGACGTCACCCTGACGGTCACCAACCCGTCGAACCGGCCGCTCCGCGCCCATCTCCGCGACGCCTGGCCCCCGAGCAGCTGGCAGTCCGGCACCGAGGTCACGTCCTCCCGCCACCAGGTGAGGATCCCCGCGGGCGAACGCCGGCGCCTGACCACCCGCCTCCGCCCCACCCGCCGAGGCGACCGCCAGGCCGACCGCGTCACGATCCGCTCCTACGGCCCCCTCGGCCTGTTCGCCCGCCAGGGCACCCACAAGGTCCCCTGGACCGTCCGGGTGCTGCCGCCCTTCACCAGCCGCAAGCACCTGCCGTCCAAGCTGGCACGCCTCCGCGAACTCGACGGCCGCACCAGCCTGATCACCCGCGGCGAGGGCACCGAGTTCGACAGCCTGCGCGAGTACGTCCCCGGCGACGACACCCGCTCCATCGACTGGCGGGCCACCGCACGGCACTCCGCGGTCGCCGTCCGCACCTGGCGCCCCGAACGCGACCGCCACATCCTTCTCGTCCTGGACACCGGCCGCACATCGGCGGGCCGCGTCGGCGACGCCCCACGGCTCGACGCCTCCATGGACGCCGCCCTCCTGCTGGCCGCCCTGGCCTCCCGCGCCGGCGACCGCGTCGACCTCCTGGCCTACGACCGCCGGGTCCGCGCCCTCGTCCAGGGCCGCACAGCCCGGGACGTCCTCCCCTCCCTGGTCAACGCGATGGCCACGGTGGAACCGGAACTCCTCGAGACCGACGCCCGAGGACTCACGTCCACAGCCCTGCGTACGGCTCCCCGCCACTCCCTGATCGTCCTGCTCACGGCCCTTGACGCGGCCCCCATCGAGGAGGGCCTGCTCCCGGTCCTCCCTCAACTGACCCGGCGCCACACAATCCTTCTCGCGTCCGTCGCCGACCCGCACATCGCGAACATGGCAAAGGCCCGCGGCCGCACGGACGCCGTCTACGAGGCGGCATCCGCGGCCCAGGCCCAAGCCGAACGCCACCGCACAGCGGAACAACTACGCCGCCACGGCGTGACCGTCGTGGACGCGACACCGGACGACCTGGCCCCAGCCCTGGCCGACGCCTACCTGGCCCTCAAAACAGCCGGCCGCCTGTAG